A genome region from Streptomyces sp. NBC_01296 includes the following:
- a CDS encoding streptophobe family protein, producing the protein MSSPSAPSSPPGGSARAWRDALVAVVAGFVVMAAVAAAGLACAGAADLPGGAFPRVVAAVVVLAAGGSVEVTGAAGFLADAHASLSVLPLSVSLAGALVAGSFFLRPLHNRAVTRPGELAARTVPLVLLWLLALTGTAFLARQTFGISGGDSLVADLGELLDSSPTVGFRAALPATLFFGLLWILGLLLIALLISRRAPLPARLVRFHAAVRPAAFATVALLLAYVVIGLGIGVVVAVTQGHAGRTFAVILLGLPNLAWLALTLGLGGAWDGRVEGLFGLPMPQLLDQVLRGPELSRIDVSTLAQHDSRAWWLVAVAAVLLLGAGFLAAVRSPAHVRAWQHALHLGVALALATLTVCLLTALEARFGLSLLGIGDVGWLDAKTVLRPVLWRNVGLALLWGALAGFLGALLARPVHRRGLVEQPTGTVAR; encoded by the coding sequence GTGAGCAGTCCGTCAGCACCGAGTTCACCACCCGGGGGCTCCGCGAGGGCATGGCGGGACGCCCTCGTCGCCGTCGTGGCGGGCTTCGTGGTGATGGCCGCCGTCGCCGCGGCGGGACTGGCCTGCGCGGGGGCGGCCGATCTGCCCGGCGGGGCGTTCCCCCGGGTGGTCGCGGCGGTCGTCGTACTGGCGGCCGGCGGATCGGTCGAGGTGACCGGCGCGGCCGGCTTCCTGGCCGACGCCCATGCGAGCCTGTCGGTGCTCCCGCTCTCGGTGAGCCTCGCCGGGGCCCTCGTTGCCGGCTCGTTCTTCCTGCGCCCCCTGCACAACCGTGCGGTGACCCGGCCGGGCGAACTCGCGGCCCGCACCGTGCCGTTGGTCCTGCTGTGGCTGCTCGCCCTCACCGGGACCGCGTTCCTCGCCCGCCAGACCTTCGGCATCTCCGGCGGCGACTCCCTCGTCGCCGACCTCGGCGAACTCCTCGACTCCTCCCCGACGGTCGGCTTCAGGGCCGCCCTGCCCGCGACCCTCTTCTTCGGACTGCTGTGGATCCTGGGCCTGTTGCTCATCGCCCTGCTGATCTCGCGCCGGGCGCCGCTCCCGGCCCGGCTGGTCCGCTTCCACGCGGCGGTGCGGCCCGCCGCCTTCGCCACCGTGGCGCTGCTCCTCGCGTACGTCGTCATCGGCCTCGGCATCGGCGTGGTCGTGGCCGTCACGCAGGGCCACGCGGGCCGGACGTTCGCCGTGATCCTGCTCGGCCTGCCGAACCTCGCCTGGCTGGCGCTCACCCTGGGCCTCGGCGGGGCCTGGGACGGCCGGGTCGAGGGGCTGTTCGGACTGCCGATGCCGCAGTTGCTGGACCAGGTGCTGCGCGGCCCGGAGCTGTCCAGGATCGACGTTTCCACGCTCGCGCAGCACGACTCCCGGGCCTGGTGGCTGGTGGCCGTGGCCGCCGTGCTGCTGCTCGGCGCGGGCTTCCTGGCGGCCGTACGCTCCCCCGCGCACGTCCGCGCCTGGCAGCACGCGCTCCACCTGGGCGTGGCCCTCGCCCTCGCCACCCTGACGGTGTGCCTGCTGACCGCCCTCGAGGCCCGGTTCGGGCTGTCCCTGCTCGGCATCGGCGACGTCGGCTGGCTCGACGCGAAGACGGTGCTGCGCCCCGTGCTGTGGCGCAACGTGGGCCTCGCCCTGCTCTGGGGCGCGCTCGCGGGCTTCCTCGGAGCCCTGCTGGCCCGTCCGGTGCACCGCCGCGGTCTCGTCGAGCAGCCGACCGGGACCGTCGCCCGCTGA
- a CDS encoding DUF6777 domain-containing protein codes for MAAAVALAVVLTRPSGTSTAGGEVFLQPAAASGPDPFTQSTAAKQATPPPQITTPPLPQTAAPTTGTIVTQGVSGAVPGLYGGTKATASCDVEKQIRVLTAQPAKNSAFASALGIQPGTVPGYLRSLTPVQLGMDTRVTNHGYRDGKATGYQAVLQAGTAVLVDARGVPRVRCACGNPLGSPVALKGNPKRSGQPWSSYQPKNVVAVVPSVTVVQKFVIYDRHDRHWFERNRGDHQAKHDKPVPPPVIPKPPITPIPPIPPSPSVTKASPPPVQSPTKTESPPGRPSEPESTAPSKPASKAPVKPEAPTPTPPATPPESKAPAGSVTPSVSQPASAPASSKAPVTASASVSSAPAPPPSSAEPPSPAPPSSVAPELRQRTNEPGSDTGATNRAGTPTPSPTTGQRGADGEAGT; via the coding sequence GTGGCCGCTGCGGTGGCCCTCGCCGTGGTCCTGACCCGGCCCAGCGGCACCTCCACCGCCGGCGGTGAGGTGTTCCTGCAGCCCGCGGCCGCCTCCGGCCCGGACCCGTTCACGCAGTCCACCGCCGCGAAGCAGGCCACTCCACCGCCGCAGATCACCACACCGCCCCTGCCGCAGACCGCGGCGCCCACCACCGGCACCATCGTCACGCAAGGCGTCAGCGGCGCGGTGCCGGGCCTGTACGGCGGTACGAAGGCAACGGCCAGCTGCGACGTCGAGAAGCAGATCCGGGTGCTGACCGCCCAGCCCGCCAAGAACAGCGCCTTCGCCTCGGCGCTCGGCATCCAGCCGGGGACGGTACCCGGCTACCTGCGCTCGCTCACCCCGGTACAGCTGGGCATGGACACCCGCGTCACCAACCACGGTTACCGCGACGGAAAGGCCACCGGTTACCAGGCGGTGCTGCAGGCCGGAACGGCGGTGCTGGTCGACGCCCGCGGGGTGCCGCGGGTGCGGTGCGCGTGCGGCAACCCGCTCGGGTCCCCGGTGGCGCTGAAGGGCAACCCGAAGCGGTCCGGCCAGCCGTGGAGCTCGTACCAGCCCAAGAACGTGGTCGCCGTCGTGCCGTCGGTGACCGTCGTCCAGAAGTTCGTCATCTACGACCGCCACGACCGGCACTGGTTCGAGCGCAACCGCGGCGACCACCAGGCCAAGCACGACAAGCCCGTGCCGCCGCCCGTGATCCCGAAGCCGCCGATCACGCCGATACCGCCGATACCGCCGAGCCCGTCGGTCACGAAGGCCTCGCCGCCCCCGGTGCAGTCACCGACGAAGACCGAGTCCCCTCCCGGGCGCCCGTCCGAGCCCGAGTCCACGGCGCCGTCCAAGCCCGCCTCCAAGGCACCGGTCAAGCCCGAAGCGCCGACGCCGACGCCGCCCGCGACGCCGCCGGAGTCCAAGGCGCCGGCCGGGTCCGTCACGCCGTCCGTCTCGCAGCCCGCGTCGGCGCCCGCGTCCTCGAAGGCGCCGGTGACCGCGTCCGCGTCCGTCTCCTCCGCGCCGGCGCCCCCTCCGAGCTCGGCGGAACCACCGTCTCCGGCCCCGCCGTCCTCGGTGGCGCCGGAGCTGAGGCAAAGGACGAACGAGCCCGGGTCTGACACGGGCGCGACGAACCGGGCCGGCACCCCGACCCCGTCTCCCACGACGGGGCAGCGCGGAGCCGACGGCGAAGCCGGAACCTGA